The genomic window TCCCTACCACCAATCTTAATTTGAACGCGTTACGCAGCGGAGTCAAATTTTTCTATGGGGCACAGATAGCCGGAAGTGATATTTGAATTGCTTGAGGATAACTGCGACCAAATTCCAAATGCATCCGCGACCTAGCGCGAAGGGGCAAGAGCCGGCGTAAGATCTCGAGCGCTGGCTTCCCGCGTTTCCAACGGCTTCAGATTCCAACGACGCTCGGTCAGCTTTAGGATCGAAGTCGTGTCATACAAAGTGTGGTCGACCTAGCCTGGACGTTCGTTGTCTGGTCCCAAGGATTTGATGAAAGAAACTGTGTGGCGCTTGCAGGCTTTAAGTTCTGAAAAAATTCCGCTTGGTCCCTGAGGTGGCGCGCCTTCGCGGATGGTCCGTATGCGTATCGGGCGAAATATGCAAAGGGCCGGTGATGGAATTGAAATAAAGGATCAGGCTCGCCGGCGAGCGCACCGTTTCATACGCCGGAAAACGAAGCCCTTGATATATTTTTCTCGCTCAGCCGGTCGCCGATTGTCGCCATGTTCTGCATAAAACCAGCGCCGCAGCGTCGGAATCTTCGCGGGTTCGAGGCGTTCCTCGGGGCTCACTTGAGTGTAGCAACAATTTGCCGTATTTGCTCCGGCGTATGCTCGCCTGCTAGCGGCGTTCCCGGGATCAGATACTTGCCCATCGCGAGCGGACCGATCACAACCGGCTCGAAGCCGATCTCGCGCACCAGACTCGATGCCAGCTTAAGGGCATTCGCGTCGTCGCCTGCCATGGGAATTCCGGTACGCTCGCCGTGGTGATGCGCCGCCGCCGGCAGCTTGGCGTAATTGATTGCATTGAAAGCCCGCACGAGGCGCACTCCCGGCAGCAACTCGGCAGAAGCGAGACCGGCCCCCTTTTCACGCGCCCAGGTCGCAATCTCGCCGTCGCGCGCTGGGATTGGATTGCACGCGTCGATAACGAGCGACTTAGTAGCGAGTTCGCGCGCGTAGTCTTTGCCAATTTGCGGCAGCGCCCGATACGGGACGGCAAGCAGCGCCACATCGCCGAATGCGATCGCTTCCTGCACCGTGCCGGCGTGCGCCAAGGGGCCAAGGCCATCCACCAAGCCCTTGAGCTCCTCCGGATGGCGCGAGGAAAACATCACCGGGTGACCCGCCTGCACCCACAAGGCGCCAAGCGTGCCGCCGATATGTCCGGCGCCGATGCTGCCGATCTTGAGCGGTGCTCCACTTGCTGGGCCGGCGGCGAATGCCGCACGTGAAGACGTTGCCAACATTGCGGCTGCGGCTGCGGCAGCGGTTATGCGGAGAAATTCGCGACGACTGCACTCCACGACTTCATGCTTTGCCATAATCTGCTCCTCAAAAGCGTTTGCGCGCAGTTTCTAACTCGAGTTGAATCATATTTGCCTCCTGGGGGCCGGGAAGCGGAAAAACAGTGTGCCGCTCGCACGCTATTTCCGCACGCTTTCAAAGCGACTGAAGTAGCTCCACCATCCGCTTGCGTTGGGCGCTGTCGGGCAGGCGGCCGCGCATCGCGCCGAGGTTATCAGCCATGTGCGCCGGATCCGCTGTGCCGGGGATGACCGCGGTCACCGCCGCGTTGCCGAGCAGGAACTTGAGGAAGAATTGCGCCCAGCTTCTGGCGTCGAACTCCTTTGCCCATTCCGGTAGCGCCTTGCCGCGCACGGCGCGGAACAGGCGGCCATGGCCAAAGGGAAGCGCCGTAAGCACCGCGGCTTTCACCTCAGTGGCGAGCGGGAGCAGCCGTTCTTCCGCTTCCCGGTCGTCCAGCGAATAATCGACTTGTAGAAAATCGGGTTTCTCGCGCGCCAGCACCGCTTCCACCGCAGCGTAATCGCCGTGATAGGTCGAGGTGATGCCGACGTAGCGGCACACGCCTTCGGTTTTCCAATCCCGAAATTGTCCCAGCGACTGATTTGGGTCATGGACATTATGGAGTTGCAGCAGGTCGACCTGTTTGGTACGCAACCGTTGCAGCGAGCGCCTTAATTCCGCTGCGTCCGGCGCCTCAAGCTTGGTGGCGATGAAGACCTGCCTGCGCAGCCCAGCCTGCGCCACTAACTCGCCGACCACGCTTTCCGCCGAACCATAGGACGAGGCGGTGTCAATGATCTTGCCGCCGCCAGCGACCAGATTGCGCACGACCTGTGCCAGTTCTGCGAGTTTGGCCGGGTCATCGCCGACATCGAAAACCCGTGCGGTGCCGAGTCCGACCGTCGGCACGCGTTCGCCACTGCTCGGAATCGCCTTGGTAATAAGGGACTCTGAGGAGGTTTGCGCAGCCGCGAGCGGTGGCAACACCGTCGCGGCGCCGAGCCCGCCGGCGAGCGCGATAAAATCGCGCCGTGTCATCTGATTCATGTCAGTCTCCTTAGCCGAGGGTCTGAGTCATGAGTGCCGTGCGCCGTTCCTGCGTTCGGCCCAGTGCCGCTGACAGTATTAGCCATCCGGCTACCACCGGCAGCGCGCACAGCGCGATTGCACCGAGTTTAAGTCCAAGCGCCTGCAAGCCGTCGAACACCCAGCCGTACAGAGCATCGGAGCCCCGATAGATTACCACATCGATCAAATTCTTCGCCTTGTACTTCTCCTCGCGCGCGACGACCGTGAAGAATACTTGGCGCGCTGGATTGGCGATAGCGAAGTTCATCCAGCGCTGCGTTACCTGGACCACCACCACGACGAACAGACTCGGCGCGAGCGCTAGCGCAGCGAAACCTACGACGTATACGGCTGGCAACGCGCCGGCCGCCGCGCCGGTGCCGAATCGCTTGAGCAGCCGTCCAGTGGCGAAGATTTGAGTTGCCAGCGTCAGGAGTCCGACCGCCAAATCGATGCTGGCGAATATTCGTGTCTGTGCGCCGGCCCCATGAACGGCCGCGGCCACAATATGGGCCTGCTCGAAATAAAGAATTGTCGCGCCGAACGACAGCAGACTGACCCACGCGCCGACACCGAGCAGGTACGGCGATCGAATCAGCTCGGGCAGTGCCGCGAAGGCACTGCCCCCGACGCGCCTTTCATTTCGGTGCGGGCCCTGCTGCGCATTGGCGGTGCGCTCGAGCCGGTAGACGCAGAATACCGCCAACTCCAGAAACACGATGGCGGCGATAAGCAAATTGGCGGGGCCGAGCGGCACGGAAAGGCCGATGGTAATAACTGGGCCCAGCAGCGCGCCAGCTGTGCCGCCGGCACCGATAAAGCCGAATAGTCGCTTACCCTGCTCGCTGGTAAAAAGGTCGGCCATGAACGACCAAAACACCGCGACAGCGAACAGGTTAAACACACTAACCCAGACAAAGAAAACGCGCGCCACGATCACCCTTTCGACGTCGAGGGTGAGCAGCAGCCAAAACAACGCGAGATTGGCGGCGAAAAAATGGTTGACAATAGGAATGAATCGGGCACGCGGCAGTCTCGCCACCAGTGTACCGTAAAGTGGCTGTGCCACGAGAAGGGTCACGAAAGTTGCACTGAACATCCACGGCAGCGCCTTGACCCCGCCCGCGATGGCCATCTGATCGCGAATTGGTCGCAGCACATAATAGCCCGCCAGGAGCGTAAAGAAATAGGCAAAGGACCACAGCGCTGCCGCGCGCTCTTGGGGCGTCGCCGGCACCGCTTGTCCTAGCCAGCGGTGGAGCAATGTCACGGTATCAACGACAGCTTCTGCGTGAAATGGTTGCGGTCACGACTTGGCAGTAGCGGCGGCTCTGATGCAGCAACTGTATAACGCTACGATCGGTTATCGTTCAAATGCCAGTTCGAACACGACAGATTATAGTCCCAAACTGACTTTGCATCGGAACCGTCGCGGTGACTACTGTTGTTCCGAGCGCCAGTCCTGCGCCGGCACCCACTGTCGCGTGGATGCCGGCATCAATAGCTGGACCCGCCGCCGCCCCAACCGCCATGCCGACCGCAACACTCAGCACCCTGCTCCCGCCGCGAGCCTTAGTGGGAATCGCCTCACCTAAGTGCGTCTAGGCAAATTGCCCGCTCTCGAATTCATCTGCGCAAAAATGGTCAGTGACGGTCGAGAATTGCGACGGGCAAAACATGCGGGGTAAGGAAACTGAGCCTACGGGCAAGGCCGTGGCTGGGGTTCTACACGCCGCCAACCTCCGGAACAGTCGCTGTCCCGTGGATAATAACTTTTCGCATTGCCACAGTAATACCCGTATGCCGGCTGCGGCAACGCGGTATAGGGTATGTCCTGCCACACTGCCAGCGGAATGGTGTTTGCCGCTATGGCAAAACCGTTGGCGCCTGGAAACTGTCCATACGGGCAAAAGCTCCAGTTTTCTTAGTAGCTGACAATGAGCTGACAATGACGTGCCGAAATTTGCTTGGCGGACTTGCGGCCAGCGCGGGCGCTGATATTCGCAACAATAGCGCGACCGTCGGGGCAAAGCGACAAAATTCAGGTTTCATGAACTCATCTCCTGCGATCCACTCAAAGCGATTGATAGGGTCCGGTCCCGCTTACGCACGGTCCGGTTCGTATACGGGTGCAAGTAAAGCACGGGCATGCGAAAGAATTATGAACAAGTACGCAACGGAACGTATCAGGCGGGGCCCTACATTTTTCCAGTAGCGCTTAATTATCGCTGCGGAAATTTTATTCAATGAAATATTGCTGCGCACAAAGCCGCCGGCGTGAGGATATGTAATTATTTTGCCATCGTGCCGTCACATTATTCTTGTAACGTAGTTAATTGTTGACTATCACCGAAAGGTTCTTAAGATGACTATCGCCACTATTATCCGAGAAGCCAATACCGAGCAGGAAATTTATTTTTTGTTGACCGCTTACATTGACGCGCTTCAGTTTGGCGACAAACTGAATTGTCTGTCTGAACACTTGAGAAAGTTGCCGCTAACCGGTCTGGAAGACTTGCGGGCGCGGTCGATAAAACTTGTCACCGAACTGGACGCCGCGTCGAAAAGGTTGGATGACAAAGTCTGTACGGTAATTAAGGAAGCTTTGGAAATTTTCGGAGCGGCCTTGTCGCGCCTTGAATCGTTCCAACGGTTGTCACGACCCCAGCGCTTGGACCTTCAAGGCAGCGCATTGGGCGATAGGATCGCGGCACATTCAGGCGCAACCGCGTTCGGCAGCTCCGATAGCGTCGGCGATAGCGCCGAATTTAGATTCTAAGTTCGGATTCCCGCCGAGCGGAAGAACGCCTAGGGGTTCGCGGTTGTTTTTCTGTCGGGCCGAATCTAGGTGCCAAATGAAATGTCGTCGCGTTGCATTTATTTTTCTTTCCCCGTCACCCGTTACAATCCCCACCCCGTTACGGGAATCACTTGGCCGGTAATTCCTGCGGCGGCATCGGAAGCGAGAAAAGCCACGACCTCGGCAATATCCTGGCGTTTTGCCCAACGTTTCATGTCCTTGGGCTTCATCGCGGCTATATTCGATGTGGTATCCACCAGCCCGGGTGCCACTGCATTGACGCGGATTCCGAAATCCCGCCCTTCGAGCGCCAAAGTACGCGTGAGAGCCTCGACACCGGCTTTGGCGCAGTTGTAGGCAACCATGTTGGCCTGCGCAAGGCCGGCCCGAGCGAAGTTGATGATCACGCCGCCGCCGGCCTCCCGCATGTGCGGGAATACCCCGCGTGAGACCAAAAAAACACTCAACAGATTATTCCCGAGTTCATGATTCCAATCGTCGAAACTGAAATCCACCGCCGCCTTGTAACGTGTAAGCCCACCGGCGAGATTGACCAGGATGTCGATCTTGCGGAATTCACTTATAGCGCGCTCGATCAACTGGCGCACTTGGGATTCATCAGTGAGATTTGCGGCCAGCGCAAACACACGCGCTCCGGCATCGCGCAACTCTTTTGCGCGCGCCTCCACATTGCTTTGTGTGCGCGCACAAATTGCGAGCGCGGCACCCTTCGCCGCCAGAGCTTTGGCGACTGTTTGTCCGACCTGTCCCTCATGGCTCACTCCTGTCACCAGAGCGACTTTTCCTTCAAGAATGGCTGGCATATTGCCTCCAGGCGGTTACCGTGTTCTGCAATAATCGATCCAAGAGAGCGGTGATAGCAAGCAATATTTGCCATTGGTCGTCAACGCGTACCCAAAATATTTGATCCGGAAATTTCGCATAGAGGTGCGCGGGCCAAACAAAAGGATCGAGCGGCGCGCCTTTTGGAACACCAAACAGCAAGGGTGGCATTTTTATGGGAGAAATTAGGACACAGGGACTGCGAGTGCAATTTGTTGATAAAAAAATGCCCAGGTAACGAAGGCTAAATCTGCGCCACCAAGCCTTCCAACACACGTGTCCGAGTGACTGCCGCGCACTAGCCATGTACGATTTAGCGTCATGCTGTTCCGCTCGTTCCCAAACACCCCGACAGTCATTGGTGCAATAAATCAGGCAACCGGTACCCAAGAAATGAACTTGTGAAAGCACAGCTCGGTTTGCAAAGGCGATCACCTTAGACGCTCGCTGGTCTTCCAATTGGCATCACATAAAACAGCGGGAAATACATTTGCAAGATCCAACGCGAACGCCGGTCAACGAACGCTACGCGTCAAAACGAAAATTCGTCGCCATAACCATAATTTCTCTGCTGTCCCTAAGGCGTTCCGATATAGTCTTGCTTGCCGATCTCCACGCCGCAGTGCCTGAGAATGTCGTAGGCGGTGGTAACGTGAAAATAAAAATTCGGCAGTGCAAAATTCAAGAGAAAAGGCATACCCAAAAATGTCACCGTTTTATTGCGCATCTGCATCGTGATCGTTTTCTGTTCCGAACCGTTAATTTGTTCCGGTTTCAATGTCTCGAGGTAATCGATTGTCTTGTCGATGCGCGCTAAAAGCTCGGGAAAAGTCGCCTCAATATCCTCGAATTTAGGCGGTTCCCGCCCAGCCAAACGGGCGCCACATCCCTTGGCCGCGTCCGAGGCGATTTGAACTTGCCGCGCCAAAGGAAACATATCGGGAAAAAGTCGGCTATTAATCAAGACTGCGGGTTCGATTTTCTTCGCTTCCGCGTAGCTTGCGCCCTTTGCAAGAATCGCAGCGAGGTTTTTCAGCATGCGGATAAAAACAGGCACCGAGGCTTCGTACATTGATATCGTCATTGTTTTGTCTCCATAAAGGTTATTTGGAAAGCGTTTCCATTACAAAATGATTCGTGCCAAGCAACACGGCTGATCGCGCCGACCCACGACTGAATTATGTAACTATTCTATTCGGATCCATGTCCGCTTGCGACCAAACAAAGACATGCCGACGTACCCACGCACTTCAAGCTTTGTTCCGCCGTCTTCCAAGGTCATTTGCAGCGATAAAGTTCTCCGTTGTCTGGATCGAGGATCTCGCCACCGGTATATTCGTCTCCTTGCTTGCTGATGCTGGTGACTATGGCCATGTCGAGCGGCTTTTGACCATGTCTGCAACCTTCGCATTTCTCGCAGACCGTATTTTCATCCTTCCCCGGACGGCAAGGTGCTGACCACGCCGAGATCGAGCCACCAACGCGGAAATACACGGAATGAGCCGTTGCGCGGCGCGCTTGATAAAGTGCGTTTCACCTCAACTCGCCTCGCCCTAGCCCGCCAAGCGAACTATAACCAAAACAAAGGCCGCGCCCAAGCACGTGAGCCCTATCAGGCTGGCGGCGGTAGTCGAGCGCGCCTGGGAATGTGCCTCAGGCAAAACATCTGAAGCGCCAATATACAAAAGGAACCCCGCAAAAAAGCCTAAATAGAGCATGAGAATGAAAGGCGGAACTTTAAAAAATACGGTTGAAGCGGCACCCACAACCGGAGCGAGTGCATCCAGCAAAAGCATTGCAAGCGATCGAGGCGTTGTATTGCGATTAACCAGCATCAAGCTTACTGTGTTGAGACCGTCGCAAAAATCATGCGAAATGACAGCAATGGCCACGGCGATCCCGACGGCTTCCGAGACTTGAAACGCCAGGCCGATGCCGACGCCATCCATAAAGCTGTGTCCAGCCAGCGCGAGTGCAGAGATAATTCCTACCTGCGGGTGGTGATGCGCGGCATAATCGGACTCGCGCGCGTGATGGATAAGTACGAATTTCTCCAGCGCATGAAACAAAAGGAACCCGACCACGAGTGCAATCATTGCATCGCTAGCGTCAAAGCCCTCCTTCTGCGCTAGATCAAAAAGTTCGGGCAGGATTTTGAAACTGACGACACCCAGCAGCACGCCGGCCGTGAAACCAAGAACAAAGTGCAGCCGGTCACGAAAATGAAGCGCAAACAACCCGCCGCCGAGGGTCGAAAAAAAAGTCGCAATTGAAAGAAGTATCGCAGTCATAGCCCTATATACGATGAGCCCAGCACGGTTTTCGCACAGCAGTCCGAATAACCGCGGGCGGCAAGGTATTTCAAATATTGAGAATAGTGCGTTACCGCCCTGTGGCAGCAGGGGCATTGCACAACGGTCTCCCTGCCTCCGCTATCTTAATTTTTGGCAACTGTCCCGGTTGGTTCGCAAGAATGGAAAATATCCAGCTCGGGCCGG from Burkholderiales bacterium includes these protein-coding regions:
- a CDS encoding NADPH-dependent F420 reductase, with the protein product MAKHEVVECSRREFLRITAAAAAAAMLATSSRAAFAAGPASGAPLKIGSIGAGHIGGTLGALWVQAGHPVMFSSRHPEELKGLVDGLGPLAHAGTVQEAIAFGDVALLAVPYRALPQIGKDYARELATKSLVIDACNPIPARDGEIATWAREKGAGLASAELLPGVRLVRAFNAINYAKLPAAAHHHGERTGIPMAGDDANALKLASSLVREIGFEPVVIGPLAMGKYLIPGTPLAGEHTPEQIRQIVATLK
- a CDS encoding aldo/keto reductase is translated as MNQMTRRDFIALAGGLGAATVLPPLAAAQTSSESLITKAIPSSGERVPTVGLGTARVFDVGDDPAKLAELAQVVRNLVAGGGKIIDTASSYGSAESVVGELVAQAGLRRQVFIATKLEAPDAAELRRSLQRLRTKQVDLLQLHNVHDPNQSLGQFRDWKTEGVCRYVGITSTYHGDYAAVEAVLAREKPDFLQVDYSLDDREAEERLLPLATEVKAAVLTALPFGHGRLFRAVRGKALPEWAKEFDARSWAQFFLKFLLGNAAVTAVIPGTADPAHMADNLGAMRGRLPDSAQRKRMVELLQSL
- a CDS encoding MFS transporter; protein product: MTLLHRWLGQAVPATPQERAAALWSFAYFFTLLAGYYVLRPIRDQMAIAGGVKALPWMFSATFVTLLVAQPLYGTLVARLPRARFIPIVNHFFAANLALFWLLLTLDVERVIVARVFFVWVSVFNLFAVAVFWSFMADLFTSEQGKRLFGFIGAGGTAGALLGPVITIGLSVPLGPANLLIAAIVFLELAVFCVYRLERTANAQQGPHRNERRVGGSAFAALPELIRSPYLLGVGAWVSLLSFGATILYFEQAHIVAAAVHGAGAQTRIFASIDLAVGLLTLATQIFATGRLLKRFGTGAAAGALPAVYVVGFAALALAPSLFVVVVVQVTQRWMNFAIANPARQVFFTVVAREEKYKAKNLIDVVIYRGSDALYGWVFDGLQALGLKLGAIALCALPVVAGWLILSAALGRTQERRTALMTQTLG
- a CDS encoding SDR family NAD(P)-dependent oxidoreductase gives rise to the protein MPAILEGKVALVTGVSHEGQVGQTVAKALAAKGAALAICARTQSNVEARAKELRDAGARVFALAANLTDESQVRQLIERAISEFRKIDILVNLAGGLTRYKAAVDFSFDDWNHELGNNLLSVFLVSRGVFPHMREAGGGVIINFARAGLAQANMVAYNCAKAGVEALTRTLALEGRDFGIRVNAVAPGLVDTTSNIAAMKPKDMKRWAKRQDIAEVVAFLASDAAAGITGQVIPVTGWGL
- a CDS encoding DUF1993 domain-containing protein, whose product is MTISMYEASVPVFIRMLKNLAAILAKGASYAEAKKIEPAVLINSRLFPDMFPLARQVQIASDAAKGCGARLAGREPPKFEDIEATFPELLARIDKTIDYLETLKPEQINGSEQKTITMQMRNKTVTFLGMPFLLNFALPNFYFHVTTAYDILRHCGVEIGKQDYIGTP
- a CDS encoding DUF2147 domain-containing protein codes for the protein MSAWSAPCRPGKDENTVCEKCEGCRHGQKPLDMAIVTSISKQGDEYTGGEILDPDNGELYRCK
- a CDS encoding ZIP family metal transporter, whose amino-acid sequence is MTAILLSIATFFSTLGGGLFALHFRDRLHFVLGFTAGVLLGVVSFKILPELFDLAQKEGFDASDAMIALVVGFLLFHALEKFVLIHHARESDYAAHHHPQVGIISALALAGHSFMDGVGIGLAFQVSEAVGIAVAIAVISHDFCDGLNTVSLMLVNRNTTPRSLAMLLLDALAPVVGAASTVFFKVPPFILMLYLGFFAGFLLYIGASDVLPEAHSQARSTTAASLIGLTCLGAAFVLVIVRLAG